Below is a genomic region from Dechloromonas denitrificans.
CCTCGGCCCGGGCAGCAACGACCACCTCACCGCCCGAGCCCGGGCCGCCATTGCCGAAGCCGACACGATCATCGGCTACGTTACCTATATCCGCCTGGTGGCCGATCTGGTCGTTGGCAAGGAAGTGATCAAGAAGTCGATGACCGAGGAGCTGGATCGCGCCATCGAGTCGCTCGACCGCGCCCGCCAGGGCAAGAAGGTGGCGCTGATTTCCTCTGGCGACGCCGGTGTGTACGGCATGGCCGGACCGACTTTCGAGGTGCTGTTCCAGGCTGGCTGGACGCCGGATTCGGACATCGAGGTCGAGATCGTACCGGGTGCTTCGGCGCTCAACACCTGCGCCGCGCTGGTCGGTGCGCCGCTGACCCACGATTTCTGCGCTATTTCGCTATCCGACCTGCTGACCCCGTGGCCGACCATCGCCCGCCGGCTCGATGCCGTGGCCTACGCCGATTTCGTCGTCGCCCTCTACAACCCGAAGAGCGGCCGCCGCACCCAGCAGATCGTCGAAGCACAACGCCTTTTCCTGCGCCACCGCGATCCGCAAACGCCGGTCGCCATCGTCAAATCCGGCTACCGCCCGAAGCAGCGCATCGAATTCACCACGCTGGAGAAGATGAACGAATGCGACATCGGCATGCTGTCGACCGTGCTGATCGGCAACTCCAACACCTTCGTCAAGCACGGCCTGATGGTCACCCCGCGCGGTTACGCCAACAAGTACGCCGTTGAAGACGGCGAGCGCAACACGCACGACGGCGAACAGGCCGGTCGCTCGCTGTCCACTGGCCTGAACGGCTGGATGGCAGCGATTCAGGCTAGCGGCAAAAGTGCCGCCGAACTGGCCGTCGAGTACCGCCTGCCGGAGGATTACATCGCTGCCGTATTGATCAGCGACGTGCCGGAAGAAGGCGAGGCCAACGAGATCGAAGCATGAGCGACGTCGCCAAGCCAAAATTCCGCGAATATAGCCGCCATCTGCTGGTGTGCACCGGCGACCGGTGCACGCTGAACGGCGAAGGTCAGGCTTTGTTCGACAGCCTGCAACACAAACTACGCGTAGCCGGGCTCGGCGTCGATGCCGGGCCGCTGCGCGTCAAGCGGACGCGGACCGGCTGCGTCGCAGCCTGCAAAGGCGGCCCGATTCTCGGCGTCCAGCCGGATGGAACGTGGTATTACAACGTAACCGACGACAATATGGACCGGATCATCGAGTCGCATCTGAAGAACGGCAAAGTCGTCGATGAACTGGTTTTCCATCAAGGAAAACCGAGCTGCACGGAAGAAGCTTCCGGCTAACCGGCCATACCCGGCCGGCGCCCCGATCGTCGGCCGAACACCGCAAGAGGAATTGATATGGCCGGAACGTGTCCGTTCCGGACATCTGGACAGTAAGACCTGATTGAGAACAAACGACCCAATGCAGCCCTTCATTTATCCAGAGTTTCCTCGCCGCTTATCCATTGGAAGCGGACACACCCACCTATCTCAGAACCAACCTTCAACCTTTTCGCGGTTCGGCACGCCGCCAGCATGGACGACTTTTCCATCGACCACGACGCCAGGCGTGGACATCACGCCATAGCCAATGATGGCAGCCATGTCCTCGACCTTTTCTAAGGCAATCTCAGTGCCCCGTTCCTTGGCTACCGCTTCAATCAATGCGACGGTATTGCGGCAATTTACACATCCCGTACCCAATACTTTGATGTTTTTCATTTGATGCTCCCTTTTGTTACAAGACCAGATTGAACACGTAGCCCACCAGCAGAATTCCGGTCGCAACAACGCCCGCGAAGGTGGCAATCAACCGGGGTTTGAGAGCCTTACGCAGGATAATCATCTCCGGCGCCGACAAGGCGATAACACTCATCATGAAAGCCAGCACGGTGCCTAGTGCGGCCCCCTTGCCAATCAGCGCCTCAACAATTGGGATGATGCCGGCCGCGTTGGTGTACATCGGCACGCCAAGCAGCACGGCAGCCGGGACGGCCCACCAGACATCCTTACCCATGAACGAGGCCATGAAATCTTCAGGCACATAGCCATGAATGCCTGCACCGACACAGATACCGGCCAGGATGTACGGCCAGACCTTGCCGACGATGTTCCTGATGTGGTCTCGTCCGGCCTCGAAGCGGGCGACCCAATCCAGTTCGTCACCCTCGTAGCTGGCGGCTTGTCCGTTCTGAATTTGCTGCACCCAGTCCTCAAGGT
It encodes:
- a CDS encoding thioredoxin family protein, translating into MKNIKVLGTGCVNCRNTVALIEAVAKERGTEIALEKVEDMAAIIGYGVMSTPGVVVDGKVVHAGGVPNREKVEGWF
- a CDS encoding (2Fe-2S) ferredoxin domain-containing protein, translating into MSDVAKPKFREYSRHLLVCTGDRCTLNGEGQALFDSLQHKLRVAGLGVDAGPLRVKRTRTGCVAACKGGPILGVQPDGTWYYNVTDDNMDRIIESHLKNGKVVDELVFHQGKPSCTEEASG
- the cobJ gene encoding precorrin-3B C(17)-methyltransferase codes for the protein MNTSLNTPLSAPEPQKKTGKIMLVGLGPGSNDHLTARARAAIAEADTIIGYVTYIRLVADLVVGKEVIKKSMTEELDRAIESLDRARQGKKVALISSGDAGVYGMAGPTFEVLFQAGWTPDSDIEVEIVPGASALNTCAALVGAPLTHDFCAISLSDLLTPWPTIARRLDAVAYADFVVALYNPKSGRRTQQIVEAQRLFLRHRDPQTPVAIVKSGYRPKQRIEFTTLEKMNECDIGMLSTVLIGNSNTFVKHGLMVTPRGYANKYAVEDGERNTHDGEQAGRSLSTGLNGWMAAIQASGKSAAELAVEYRLPEDYIAAVLISDVPEEGEANEIEA